From Bradyrhizobium symbiodeficiens, the proteins below share one genomic window:
- a CDS encoding GGDEF domain-containing protein: MVKVLDEHERTMAFAEVALGQIRSLRQTAIPRNYEIWYVYATGYNAPLNKIINETLARSGKLTEADLEQIYETYLSHIKTTDRIDKVGARVIGEIDDVMKVLSDALGVTGSYDASLSGATEKLASAKSREQIKSIVETLLRSTSEMRETNKTLEDRLTLSKNEISNLQLSLEAIRAESLTDPLTGLGNRKYFDRMIDMAVQTALASGEPLSLLLFDIDHFKSFNDSYGHLTGDQVLRLVGLSLKQTIKGQDITARYGGEEFAVVLPNTALRQALTVADHIRRAVMAKELKKKSTGEILGRVTISVGVSMLKPGDDTDALIERADACLYAAKRNGRNRVICEADPEYADETHSRVA, translated from the coding sequence GTGGTCAAGGTTCTCGACGAACACGAACGCACGATGGCGTTCGCCGAGGTAGCGCTCGGGCAGATCCGATCGCTGCGGCAGACGGCAATTCCCCGCAACTATGAGATTTGGTACGTCTACGCCACCGGCTACAACGCGCCGCTCAACAAGATCATCAACGAGACGCTGGCGCGCAGCGGCAAGCTGACTGAAGCCGACCTCGAGCAGATCTACGAGACCTATCTCTCCCACATCAAGACCACCGACCGCATCGACAAGGTCGGCGCGCGCGTCATCGGCGAGATCGACGACGTGATGAAGGTCTTGAGCGACGCACTCGGCGTGACCGGCTCCTACGATGCCAGCCTGTCGGGCGCCACCGAGAAACTGGCGTCGGCCAAGAGCCGCGAGCAGATCAAGTCGATCGTCGAAACGCTGCTGCGTTCGACCAGCGAGATGCGCGAGACCAACAAGACGCTGGAAGACCGGCTGACGCTGTCGAAGAACGAGATCAGCAATCTCCAGCTGAGCCTGGAGGCGATCCGCGCCGAAAGCCTGACCGATCCGCTCACCGGCCTTGGCAACCGCAAATATTTCGACCGCATGATCGACATGGCGGTGCAAACCGCGCTCGCCTCGGGCGAGCCGCTGTCGCTGCTGCTGTTCGACATCGATCACTTCAAGTCCTTCAACGATTCCTACGGCCATCTCACCGGCGACCAGGTGCTGCGGCTCGTCGGCCTTTCGCTGAAGCAGACCATCAAGGGCCAGGATATCACCGCGCGCTATGGCGGCGAGGAATTCGCGGTGGTGCTGCCCAACACCGCGCTGCGTCAGGCCCTCACGGTGGCCGACCACATCCGCCGCGCCGTGATGGCGAAGGAATTGAAGAAGAAGTCCACCGGCGAGATCCTCGGCCGCGTCACCATCTCCGTCGGCGTCTCCATGCTCAAGCCGGGCGACGACACCGATGCGCTGATCGAGCGTGCGGATGCCTGCCTCTACGCCGCCAAGCGCAACGGCCGCAACCGCGTGATCTGCGAGGCCGATCCGGAATACGCGGACGAGACCCACAGCCGCGTGGCGTGA